From a region of the Coprococcus comes ATCC 27758 genome:
- the lysS gene encoding lysine--tRNA ligase, with amino-acid sequence MATQQNNGQEQDLNHLRKVRREKLAELQANGQNPFEITKYDVTHHSQEVKDNFDELEGKHVVLAGRMMSKRVMGKASFCNVQDLQGNIQSYVARDSIGEEEYKAFKKMDIGDIVGLEGEVFKTKTGEISIHASAVKLLSKSLQILPEKFHGLTNTDTRYRQRYVDLIMNPEVKDTFIKRSKILTAIRKYLGNEGFMEVETPMLVQNAGGAAARPFETHFNALNEDLKLRISLELYLKRLIVGGLERVYEIGRVFRNEGLDTRHNPEFTLMELYQAYTDYHGMMDLTENLYRFVAQEVLGTTQIVYKGIEMDLGKPFERITMVDAVKKYAGVDWNEVETLEQARELAKAHNLEFEERHKKGDILNLFFEEYVEEHLLQPTFVMDHPVEISPLTKKKPENPDYVERFEFFMNGWEMANAYSELNDPIDQRERFKAQEELLAQGDDEANTTDEDFMNALEIGMPPTGGIGFGIDRMCMLLTGAEAIRDVLLFPTMKSLDGVNKKNDVNNTASEAPEKNVKTESEKIDFSKVKIEPLFEEMVDFDTFSKSDFRAVKVKECVAVPKSKKLLQFTLDDGTGTDRTILSGIHSFYEPEELVGKTLIAITNLPPRAMMGIDSCGMLLSAIHEEEGEEKLHLLMVDDHIPAGAKLY; translated from the coding sequence GTGGCAACACAGCAGAACAATGGACAGGAACAGGATTTGAATCATTTAAGAAAGGTGCGCCGTGAGAAACTTGCAGAACTGCAGGCAAACGGACAGAATCCTTTTGAGATCACAAAATATGACGTAACACATCACAGCCAGGAAGTGAAAGACAACTTTGATGAACTGGAAGGAAAACACGTTGTACTCGCAGGACGTATGATGTCCAAACGTGTGATGGGAAAAGCATCTTTCTGTAATGTGCAGGATTTACAGGGAAATATCCAGTCTTATGTAGCAAGAGACAGTATCGGAGAAGAAGAATATAAAGCATTCAAGAAGATGGATATCGGTGATATCGTAGGTCTTGAAGGAGAAGTATTCAAAACAAAGACAGGGGAGATTTCCATTCATGCATCTGCTGTAAAGCTTCTCTCAAAGAGTCTGCAGATCCTTCCGGAGAAGTTCCACGGACTGACAAATACAGATACCCGTTATCGTCAGAGATATGTGGATCTGATCATGAACCCGGAAGTAAAGGATACTTTTATTAAACGTTCCAAGATCCTTACCGCAATCCGTAAATATCTTGGAAATGAAGGCTTTATGGAAGTAGAGACTCCGATGCTTGTACAGAATGCCGGAGGAGCAGCTGCAAGACCGTTCGAGACACATTTCAACGCCCTGAACGAAGACCTGAAGCTCCGTATCTCTCTGGAACTTTATCTGAAGAGACTGATCGTTGGTGGTCTGGAAAGAGTATATGAGATTGGACGTGTATTCCGTAACGAAGGTCTTGATACAAGACATAACCCGGAATTCACTCTGATGGAACTTTACCAGGCATACACAGACTATCATGGCATGATGGATCTGACAGAGAACCTGTACCGTTTTGTTGCACAGGAAGTTCTTGGAACTACTCAGATTGTATATAAAGGAATCGAGATGGATCTCGGAAAGCCGTTCGAGCGTATCACAATGGTTGATGCTGTTAAGAAATATGCAGGTGTTGACTGGAACGAAGTAGAAACTCTTGAACAGGCAAGAGAACTTGCGAAAGCACACAATCTTGAATTTGAAGAAAGACATAAAAAAGGTGATATTCTGAATCTGTTCTTCGAAGAATATGTAGAAGAACACCTTCTTCAGCCGACATTCGTTATGGATCATCCGGTTGAGATTTCACCACTTACAAAGAAGAAACCGGAAAATCCGGACTATGTAGAACGTTTCGAGTTCTTCATGAACGGATGGGAAATGGCAAATGCATACTCAGAGCTGAATGATCCGATCGATCAGAGAGAACGTTTCAAAGCACAGGAAGAACTGCTTGCACAGGGTGATGATGAAGCCAACACAACAGATGAAGACTTCATGAACGCACTGGAAATTGGTATGCCGCCTACAGGTGGTATCGGATTCGGTATCGACCGTATGTGTATGCTGTTGACAGGGGCTGAGGCGATCAGAGATGTGCTGCTGTTCCCGACAATGAAGTCCTTAGATGGTGTAAATAAGAAAAATGATGTAAATAATACAGCTTCTGAAGCACCTGAAAAAAATGTAAAAACTGAGTCTGAAAAGATTGATTTTTCTAAAGTAAAGATTGAGCCTTTGTTTGAGGAAATGGTAGACTTTGATACATTCAGCAAGTCAGATTTCCGTGCAGTAAAGGTTAAAGAGTGTGTTGCAGTACCGAAGTCAAAGAAACTGTTACAGTTTACTCTTGATGACGGAACAGGCACAGACAGAACCATTTTAAGCGGTATTCATAGCTTTTATGAGCCGGAAGAACTGGTTGGAAAGACTCTTATCGCTATCACAAATCTTCCACCGAGAGCGATGATGGGCATTGACTCTTGCGGTATGCTCCTCAGTGCTATTCATGAAGAAGAAGGCGAAGAAAAGCTCCATCTTCTGATGGTTGATGACCACATTCCAGCAGGTGCAAAGCTCTATTAA
- the dusB gene encoding tRNA dihydrouridine synthase DusB — translation MIKTLTIGNVELPNRYVLAPMAGVTDLPFRLLCKEQGAGLLCMEMISAKALRYKNKNTKALLAIDPREYPVSLQLFGEDPDIISEQAKRIEELPFQILDINMGCPVPKVVRNGEGSALMKDPKRIYDIVYKTARAIKKPVTIKIRKGFDDTCINAPEIAKVAEEAGAAAIAVHGRTREQYYSGNADWEIIRKVKEAVKIPVIGNGDVTSGQKALDMFEQTGCDGVMIGRGCQGNPWIFRELLAYEETGSIPERPGTDQIRETMLRHARLQIEFKGDYIGIREMRKHVAWYTKGMQGSAKLRDEINQVESYEELENLLMEKIG, via the coding sequence ATGATAAAGACACTGACGATAGGAAATGTAGAGCTTCCGAACCGTTATGTGCTGGCACCGATGGCAGGGGTAACAGACCTGCCATTTCGTCTGTTATGCAAGGAACAGGGAGCAGGGCTTCTGTGCATGGAAATGATCAGTGCAAAGGCGCTCCGGTATAAGAATAAGAATACCAAGGCGCTGCTTGCGATCGATCCAAGAGAATACCCGGTATCACTTCAGCTTTTCGGGGAAGATCCGGACATCATTTCCGAGCAGGCAAAGCGGATCGAAGAACTTCCATTTCAGATCCTGGATATCAATATGGGCTGTCCGGTTCCAAAGGTCGTGCGCAATGGAGAAGGTTCGGCGTTGATGAAGGATCCGAAGCGAATCTATGATATTGTATATAAGACAGCAAGAGCGATCAAGAAACCGGTGACGATAAAGATCCGCAAAGGATTTGATGATACCTGTATCAATGCACCGGAGATTGCGAAGGTTGCAGAAGAAGCAGGTGCAGCGGCAATCGCAGTACATGGAAGGACCAGAGAACAGTATTACTCCGGAAATGCAGACTGGGAGATTATCCGTAAGGTGAAAGAAGCAGTGAAGATTCCTGTAATCGGAAATGGGGATGTGACAAGCGGACAGAAGGCACTGGATATGTTTGAGCAGACCGGCTGTGATGGTGTGATGATCGGAAGAGGCTGCCAGGGAAATCCATGGATCTTCAGGGAATTACTGGCATATGAAGAGACCGGATCCATTCCGGAAAGACCGGGCACAGACCAGATCCGGGAAACAATGCTGCGTCATGCAAGACTGCAGATCGAGTTCAAGGGAGATTATATCGGAATCCGTGAAATGCGCAAGCATGTGGCATGGTATACCAAGGGAATGCAGGGTTCTGCGAAGCTCAGAGATGAGATCAATCAGGTGGAAAGTTATGAAGAACTGGAGAACCTTTTAATGGAAAAAATCGGATAG
- a CDS encoding DUF6145 family protein: protein MYQDKIVLCGANSYEEKFYMNPDFDNLPQHIKDELKIMCVLYVHDVGGILTLVFEENGELEFEVTSAEGDPMFDEIGSRLKIKEIQTDEKKQELLTQLQLYYKVFFLGEEIE, encoded by the coding sequence ATGTATCAGGATAAGATCGTATTATGCGGAGCCAACTCTTACGAAGAAAAATTTTATATGAATCCGGATTTTGATAATCTGCCACAGCACATCAAAGATGAATTGAAGATCATGTGTGTGCTGTATGTACATGATGTCGGGGGAATCCTTACACTTGTATTTGAGGAGAATGGGGAGCTGGAATTTGAAGTGACTTCTGCAGAGGGAGATCCGATGTTTGACGAGATCGGAAGCCGTCTGAAGATCAAGGAGATTCAGACAGACGAGAAGAAGCAGGAGCTTCTGACACAGCTTCAGCTTTATTACAAAGTATTTTTTCTGGGGGAAGAGATTGAATGA
- the greA gene encoding transcription elongation factor GreA → MEAKKTLLTYTGLKKLEDELENLKVVKRKEVAGKIKEAREQGDLSENAEYDAAKDEQRDIEARIEELEKILKNAEVVVEDDVDLDTINIGCTVDVYDKEFEEEIVFQLVGSTEANSLEGKISNESPVGKALIGKKVGDVVAVETQAGVIEYEVLKINRSV, encoded by the coding sequence ATGGAAGCAAAGAAAACATTACTCACCTATACAGGACTTAAGAAACTGGAAGATGAGCTTGAAAATTTAAAAGTTGTGAAAAGAAAAGAAGTAGCAGGAAAGATCAAAGAAGCCAGAGAACAGGGAGACCTTTCAGAGAACGCTGAGTACGATGCAGCAAAGGACGAGCAGCGTGATATCGAGGCACGTATCGAAGAACTTGAGAAAATCCTCAAGAATGCAGAAGTTGTAGTAGAAGATGATGTAGATCTTGATACCATCAACATCGGATGTACAGTAGATGTATATGATAAAGAATTTGAAGAGGAAATCGTATTTCAGCTGGTAGGTTCTACAGAAGCAAACAGCCTGGAAGGTAAGATTTCCAATGAATCTCCGGTAGGAAAAGCCCTGATCGGTAAGAAAGTCGGAGACGTAGTAGCAGTTGAGACACAGGCAGGAGTTATTGAGTACGAAGTACTGAAGATCAATCGTTCAGTATAA